A single Lactuca sativa cultivar Salinas chromosome 8, Lsat_Salinas_v11, whole genome shotgun sequence DNA region contains:
- the LOC111888640 gene encoding glutaredoxin-C4, protein MARSATIPFICIILLTITAFYMCNAEESSVDFVKKTVSSHPIVIFSKSYCPYCKRAKGVFKELNKKPYVIELDEREDGGKIQNALGELVGRRTVPQVFINGKHLGGSDDTIEAYESGELAELLGISSSQKTDL, encoded by the exons ATGGCCAGATCCGCCACCATACCTTTCATTTGCATAATCCTGTTAACGATCACCGCCTTCTATATGTGTAATGCAGAAGAATCATCCGTCGATTTCGTCAAGAAGACCGTCTCTTCTCACCCCATAGTCATCTTCTCCAAATCGTACTGCCC ATACTGTAAAAGGGCTAAAGGTGTATTCAAGGAGTTGAATAAGAAACCTTATGTCATTGAGCTGGATGAAAGAG AGGATGGAGGGAAAATTCAGAATGCTCTGGGTGAGCTTGTTGGGAGGCGTACTGTTCCACAAGTGTTCATTAACGGGAAACATCTTGGAGGTTCAGATG ATACTATTGAAGCTTATGAAAGTGGAGAACTAGCTGAGCTTCTTGGTATTTCTTCAAGTCAGAAAACCGATCTTTGA
- the LOC111888641 gene encoding uncharacterized protein LOC111888641, which translates to MAYVDHAFSISDEDIMMDSDSAYTVHNRPPVKEIALAISLLVFGIVGIISGIFMAINHVGGDTGHGLFFAILGAVLFIPGFYYTRIAYYAYKGYKGFSFSNIPPV; encoded by the exons ATGGCCTATGTAGATCATGCCTTTTCTATATCAGATGAAGACATCATGATGGACTCTGATTCTGCTTACACCGTACACAACCGACCTCCTGTCAAGGAGATCGCTCTCGCCATCTCGCTTCTTGTCTTCGGCATCGTCGGCATCATCTCCGGCATCTTCATGGCTATCAATCATGTTGGCGGCGACACGGGCCACG GGCTGTTTTTTGCGATATTGGGGGCGGTGTTGTTCATACCTGGGTTCTACTACACACGGATTGCTTACTACGCTTACAAGGGTTACAAAGGTTTTTCTTTTTCCAATATACCTCCTGTTTAG